In Candidatus Methylopumilus universalis, one DNA window encodes the following:
- a CDS encoding P-II family nitrogen regulator, whose translation MKEIKAIIPPHRLPKIRSAMRNLKNFPGMTVTKVDGCGHGLKKVTDDLKQELTDYTPKILIQMLTPDDLVEGILQIIVEVAHTGQQGDGLVWVTPIERMIRLSEKIIVEEA comes from the coding sequence ATGAAAGAAATTAAAGCCATCATTCCCCCTCACCGCTTACCTAAAATTCGCTCGGCCATGAGAAACCTTAAAAATTTTCCTGGCATGACGGTCACTAAGGTTGATGGTTGTGGCCACGGCTTAAAAAAAGTCACCGATGATTTAAAGCAAGAATTAACAGACTACACACCAAAAATTCTCATTCAAATGCTAACGCCTGATGATCTAGTAGAAGGTATTTTACAAATTATTGTCGAAGTTGCACATACAGGACAGCAAGGCGATGGACTGGTATGGGTTACGCCCATTGAACGTATGATTCGTCTATCTGAAAAAATTATTGTTGAAGAGGCTTAA
- the hemE gene encoding uroporphyrinogen decarboxylase: MTQLKNDNFLKALHREPTPYTPVWMMRQAGRYLPEYRTTRQKAGDFLSLCKNPNLATEVTLQPLDRYSLLDASILFSDILTVPDAMGLGLYFAAGEGPKFERPLRIEADIQKLKIPDIDKDLKYVIDAVSQIKKALQGRVPLIGFSGSPWTLATYMVEGQGGTDFLTIKKMAYSRPDLLHHILKTTTEAVTQYLQAQIEAGVDTIMIFDSWGGALSHQGYLEFSLPYMKVILSNLKMMNTKKIPSIMFTKGGGLWIEDQLIAGSDALGLDWQTDIGIARQKVGEKVTLQGNLDPAILLSKPEAIEKEVKRILDRYGKGSGHIFNLGHGITEHTPPEHVDVMLNTVREYSQQFHA; this comes from the coding sequence ATGACACAACTCAAAAACGATAACTTCTTAAAAGCACTTCATAGAGAACCCACACCATACACACCTGTATGGATGATGCGTCAAGCAGGACGATATTTACCTGAGTATCGTACCACACGTCAAAAGGCAGGTGACTTTTTAAGCCTTTGTAAAAATCCAAATTTAGCGACTGAAGTTACATTACAACCGCTTGATCGTTATTCGCTTTTAGATGCATCCATTTTATTTTCAGATATTTTGACAGTGCCCGATGCGATGGGATTAGGCTTGTACTTTGCAGCCGGTGAAGGCCCTAAATTTGAAAGACCTTTACGTATTGAGGCAGATATTCAGAAATTAAAAATACCTGATATAGATAAAGACTTAAAGTATGTGATTGATGCAGTTTCACAAATCAAAAAAGCATTACAAGGGCGTGTGCCTTTGATTGGATTTTCTGGAAGCCCCTGGACGCTTGCGACTTATATGGTGGAAGGTCAAGGTGGGACTGATTTTTTAACGATCAAAAAAATGGCTTACAGTCGCCCTGATTTACTTCATCACATTTTAAAGACAACGACAGAAGCAGTGACGCAATATTTGCAGGCGCAAATTGAAGCTGGTGTCGATACCATCATGATTTTTGATTCATGGGGTGGTGCACTCTCTCATCAAGGCTATTTGGAATTTTCATTGCCATATATGAAAGTGATTTTATCCAATTTGAAAATGATGAATACTAAAAAAATTCCATCGATCATGTTTACTAAAGGCGGTGGCCTCTGGATAGAGGATCAGTTAATAGCAGGTTCAGATGCATTAGGACTTGATTGGCAAACTGATATTGGAATCGCACGCCAAAAAGTGGGTGAAAAAGTTACTCTTCAGGGTAATTTAGATCCCGCGATTCTATTATCTAAACCTGAAGCAATTGAAAAAGAAGTAAAAAGAATATTAGATAGATATGGCAAAGGATCAGGGCATATCTTTAATCTAGGCCATGGCATTACAGAACACACTCCACCTGAGCATGTCGATGTAATGCTCAACACTGTGCGTGAATATAGCCAACAGTTTCACGCTTAA
- the hemL gene encoding glutamate-1-semialdehyde 2,1-aminomutase: MSQNKTLFERSQKVIPGGVNSPVRAFKSVGGTPIFFKKGLGSKLWDEDGREYIDYINSWGPMILGHAHPQVLKAVQEASFDSLSFGAPTKRELEMAELLVKLVPSIEQVRLVSSGTEATMSAIRVARGFTKRDTLVKFEGCYHGHADALLVKAGSGLLTFGEPSSAGVPEDVAKHTLTLPYNDVEALKTLFKEKGDTIATVIIEPVVGNMNLIIPHMEFLKTLRELCTKHGAVLIFDEVMTGFRVNIGGAQALYGITPDLTTLGKVIGGGLPVGAFGGRRDIMQCLAPIGAVYQAGTLSGNPVAVAAGLVTLKLVQAPNFFEDLTKKTKLLVDGLTKAAHDLDVKFSAQSVGGMFGIYFSEEAPTSFDEIMKSNKEHFNQFFHHMLTSGFYFGPSAFEAGFVSIAHTDQDIHQTVEAAKEVFQVLK, translated from the coding sequence ATGAGTCAAAATAAAACGCTATTTGAACGTTCACAAAAAGTCATTCCAGGTGGCGTCAATTCTCCCGTTCGAGCATTTAAGTCGGTTGGAGGCACACCGATTTTTTTCAAAAAAGGCTTAGGTAGCAAATTATGGGATGAAGATGGACGCGAATATATCGACTACATCAATTCTTGGGGCCCTATGATTTTAGGCCACGCACACCCACAAGTTTTAAAAGCAGTTCAAGAAGCTTCTTTCGATAGTTTGTCATTTGGCGCTCCCACAAAACGAGAGCTCGAGATGGCGGAATTACTCGTGAAACTTGTTCCCAGTATTGAACAAGTGCGACTCGTGAGTTCAGGCACGGAAGCTACGATGAGTGCGATTCGTGTCGCACGTGGATTTACCAAGCGAGATACTTTAGTTAAATTCGAAGGGTGTTATCACGGTCATGCAGATGCGCTATTAGTTAAAGCAGGTTCAGGACTCTTAACCTTTGGAGAACCAAGTTCCGCAGGCGTTCCAGAAGATGTTGCAAAACATACTTTAACGTTACCTTATAACGATGTCGAAGCCTTAAAAACGCTCTTTAAAGAAAAAGGCGACACGATTGCGACGGTCATTATTGAGCCAGTCGTAGGCAATATGAATCTCATTATTCCCCACATGGAATTCTTAAAAACACTTCGTGAGTTATGCACCAAACATGGCGCTGTACTCATTTTTGATGAAGTGATGACAGGCTTCAGAGTCAATATAGGTGGCGCTCAAGCGCTTTATGGCATTACGCCTGATTTGACGACACTGGGTAAAGTGATTGGTGGTGGCTTACCTGTGGGTGCTTTTGGCGGACGACGCGATATTATGCAATGTTTAGCCCCCATAGGTGCGGTATACCAAGCGGGCACATTGTCTGGAAACCCTGTGGCAGTTGCAGCAGGACTTGTAACACTGAAACTTGTACAAGCCCCAAATTTCTTCGAGGACTTAACGAAAAAAACCAAATTACTTGTGGATGGTTTAACAAAAGCCGCACATGATTTAGATGTTAAATTCAGTGCGCAATCTGTAGGTGGTATGTTCGGCATTTATTTTAGTGAAGAAGCGCCCACAAGCTTCGATGAAATCATGAAAAGTAATAAAGAACATTTCAATCAATTCTTCCATCACATGTTAACGTCAGGTTTTTACTTTGGCCCATCAGCATTCGAGGCAGGCTTCGTATCTATAGCCCATACAGATCAGGATATTCATCAAACGGTTGAAGCCGCAAAAGAAGTCTTTCAAGTCCTTAAATAA
- the thiE gene encoding thiamine phosphate synthase, translating into MRDSFIIKGLYAITPDMADLNTLIHKTQLAIEGGAFMVQYRSKIQDRDVKMQQCAAILRLCRQYDVPCIVNDDVEMCLNLEADGVHLGVNDDNIAEVRHILGEDAIIGSSCYNQLSRAKQAQKEGASYVAFGAMFPTPTKPNAPRAALALLKEAKREIHIPIVAIGGITVNNAHDVIETGIDAIAVITSLYEAKTIKETAETFLRMFH; encoded by the coding sequence ATGCGCGATTCATTCATCATTAAAGGTTTATACGCCATCACTCCAGATATGGCGGACTTAAATACACTTATCCATAAAACGCAATTAGCCATTGAAGGTGGCGCTTTTATGGTGCAATATCGCAGTAAAATACAGGATCGTGACGTTAAAATGCAGCAATGTGCTGCTATTTTACGTCTTTGTCGCCAATATGATGTGCCATGCATTGTGAATGACGATGTGGAGATGTGCCTTAATTTGGAGGCAGATGGTGTTCATTTAGGTGTAAATGATGACAATATCGCCGAAGTTAGGCACATTTTAGGCGAAGATGCCATCATTGGAAGCTCATGTTATAACCAATTAAGTCGTGCAAAACAGGCCCAAAAAGAGGGTGCGAGCTATGTTGCTTTTGGGGCAATGTTCCCAACTCCCACAAAACCTAATGCTCCGAGAGCTGCTTTAGCGCTTTTAAAAGAAGCAAAGCGTGAGATTCACATTCCTATCGTTGCAATTGGGGGCATCACCGTGAATAATGCTCATGATGTGATTGAGACAGGGATCGACGCGATCGCTGTCATTACCAGTCTTTACGAAGCTAAAACCATTAAGGAAACTGCAGAAACATTTTTAAGGATGTTTCATTAA
- the htpX gene encoding protease HtpX: MKRIFYFLVTNLAIVLVLSITMRLLGVEPFLNANGLNLNSLLIFAAVMGFGGAFISLAISKWSAKQMSGAVTIENPKTPDEIWLMNIVKKQSQAVGIQMPEVAIFNSPAVNAFATGMSRNSSLIAVSSGLLEMMTKDEAEAVIGHEISHIANGDMVTLTLIQGVVNTFVLFFSRVIGYTVDKVVFKTRQGTGPAFFITMIISELLLGVLASIVVMWFSRQREYRADFGGGQLAGKQKMIAALQRLKTQYETSALPKSIAALGISGEQGIGLKELFSTHPSLDDRIARLQQSAN, from the coding sequence ATGAAGCGTATCTTTTATTTTCTTGTTACAAACCTTGCAATCGTTTTAGTACTCTCTATCACCATGCGACTGCTTGGTGTAGAGCCATTTCTTAACGCGAACGGACTTAACTTAAATAGCCTATTAATTTTTGCAGCGGTGATGGGCTTTGGTGGTGCTTTCATTTCACTCGCCATTTCAAAATGGTCAGCCAAACAAATGTCGGGCGCTGTGACAATTGAAAACCCAAAGACGCCTGATGAAATTTGGCTGATGAATATAGTCAAAAAACAATCTCAAGCCGTTGGTATTCAGATGCCGGAAGTGGCTATTTTTAACTCTCCAGCTGTTAATGCATTTGCAACAGGCATGAGTCGCAATAGCTCTCTTATAGCTGTTTCGTCGGGTTTACTTGAAATGATGACAAAAGACGAGGCAGAAGCAGTTATAGGTCATGAAATATCGCATATTGCAAATGGCGATATGGTCACCCTAACTTTAATTCAGGGCGTCGTGAATACATTTGTATTATTCTTTTCTCGTGTGATTGGTTATACAGTAGATAAAGTCGTTTTCAAAACTAGACAAGGCACTGGCCCTGCATTTTTTATTACAATGATTATTTCGGAATTACTGTTGGGTGTTCTAGCTTCAATCGTTGTCATGTGGTTTTCTCGTCAACGTGAGTATCGAGCTGATTTTGGTGGTGGACAACTCGCAGGAAAACAAAAAATGATTGCTGCTCTTCAGCGCCTTAAAACACAATACGAAACAAGCGCTTTACCAAAATCAATAGCAGCATTGGGCATTTCGGGTGAACAAGGAATAGGGCTCAAGGAATTATTCTCGACACATCCAAGCCTTGATGATCGTATCGCTAGACTTCAGCAAAGCGCAAATTAA
- a CDS encoding glycine zipper 2TM domain-containing protein, with protein sequence MKKLLIALMVLASSFANAAEFSDMATVKRVTPRYIEVNNPISSCQTSTEAAPPKEKGIAGAIIGGVAGGLLGSRVGKGNGKVAAGAVGAAVGAVVGDRMQNDDTTADTRNVERCAQRDNYQRVQEGYTTVFSYHGHEFEEETQTKYRVGQKVPVQVNAVIDQLN encoded by the coding sequence ATGAAAAAGCTATTGATCGCTCTTATGGTTTTGGCTTCAAGCTTTGCGAATGCAGCTGAATTTTCAGATATGGCAACCGTAAAACGGGTGACGCCTCGTTATATCGAAGTGAATAATCCTATTTCTTCATGCCAAACTTCAACTGAAGCTGCCCCCCCAAAAGAAAAAGGTATTGCAGGTGCCATTATTGGTGGTGTCGCTGGAGGCTTACTTGGAAGCCGAGTAGGAAAAGGGAATGGAAAAGTAGCTGCGGGTGCAGTAGGCGCAGCAGTAGGTGCCGTCGTTGGTGACCGTATGCAAAATGACGATACAACTGCGGACACTCGCAATGTAGAACGTTGCGCACAGCGTGACAATTATCAAAGAGTTCAAGAAGGCTATACCACTGTATTTTCATATCATGGTCATGAGTTTGAAGAAGAAACACAAACAAAGTACCGTGTAGGTCAGAAGGTACCAGTCCAAGTAAATGCAGTTATTGATCAACTTAACTAA
- a CDS encoding glutamate synthase subunit beta, with product MGKVTGFMEFDRISEQNIPPQERLKNYKEFVLHLSDDEAKKQGARCMDCGIPFCTTGCPINNIIPDWNDLIYNQNWEEAIEVLHSTNNFPEFTGRICPAPCEAACTLNINDDAVGIKSIEHAIIDKAWENNWVKPLISTHKTNKKIAIVGSGPAGMAAAQQLARVGHTVTVYEKNDRIGGLLRYGIPDFKMEKTHIDRRVKQMEAEGVVFKVNQNIGENVKPEELTNNYDAVILAGGAEHPRDLPVPGRELNGVMFAMDFLPQQNKVVAGDKLQNQILATDKHVVVIGGGDTGSDCVGTSNRHHATSVTQFELMPQPPVKENKEMVWPNWPLKLRTSSSHEEGCERDWSVTTKSFVGENGKVKEIIAARVEWKDGKMVEVPNSEFTLKADLVLLAMGFVSPQQKMLDLFGVDKDQRGNVKASTEGKDAYITSKAKVFAAGDIRRGQSLVVWAIREGRQCARAVDEFLMGTSTLPR from the coding sequence ATGGGTAAAGTCACTGGCTTCATGGAATTTGATCGCATCAGCGAACAAAACATACCACCACAAGAACGTTTAAAAAACTATAAAGAGTTTGTTCTCCATCTAAGTGATGACGAAGCTAAAAAACAAGGCGCGCGCTGTATGGATTGTGGCATTCCATTTTGCACAACAGGCTGCCCAATTAATAACATCATCCCTGACTGGAATGATTTAATTTATAACCAAAATTGGGAAGAAGCGATAGAAGTTTTACATTCTACAAATAACTTCCCAGAATTTACGGGCCGTATTTGTCCCGCACCATGCGAAGCTGCATGTACACTTAATATCAATGATGATGCTGTCGGAATTAAATCGATCGAACATGCCATTATTGACAAGGCTTGGGAAAATAATTGGGTAAAACCTTTAATTTCAACACATAAAACTAATAAAAAAATTGCCATTGTGGGTTCCGGTCCAGCAGGTATGGCAGCAGCACAACAGCTCGCTCGCGTTGGACATACAGTGACTGTATATGAAAAAAATGATCGCATTGGCGGACTTCTTCGTTATGGTATTCCTGATTTCAAAATGGAAAAAACCCACATCGACCGGCGAGTTAAACAAATGGAAGCTGAAGGTGTTGTTTTTAAAGTAAACCAAAACATCGGTGAAAATGTTAAGCCTGAAGAACTTACAAATAACTACGATGCAGTCATTTTGGCTGGCGGTGCAGAGCATCCTCGCGATTTACCTGTACCTGGACGTGAACTCAATGGTGTCATGTTTGCGATGGATTTTTTACCACAACAAAATAAAGTGGTGGCAGGCGACAAATTACAAAATCAAATTTTAGCGACAGATAAACATGTTGTTGTCATTGGTGGGGGTGACACAGGCTCTGATTGTGTGGGCACATCAAATCGTCATCATGCAACGTCAGTCACTCAATTCGAATTGATGCCACAGCCTCCAGTAAAAGAAAACAAGGAGATGGTATGGCCGAATTGGCCACTTAAACTACGCACATCAAGTTCTCATGAAGAAGGTTGTGAGCGTGATTGGTCAGTCACTACAAAAAGTTTTGTAGGTGAAAATGGCAAGGTTAAAGAAATCATTGCAGCTCGCGTTGAATGGAAAGACGGCAAGATGGTGGAAGTACCTAATTCAGAATTTACATTGAAAGCTGATCTTGTATTGCTCGCAATGGGTTTTGTGAGCCCACAACAAAAAATGTTAGACCTTTTTGGTGTAGATAAAGATCAGCGCGGCAATGTGAAAGCTTCGACAGAAGGTAAAGATGCTTATATTACATCGAAAGCTAAAGTCTTTGCAGCAGGGGATATCCGTCGTGGACAATCTTTAGTTGTATGGGCGATTCGCGAAGGTCGCCAATGCGCTCGTGCAGTGGATGAATTCTTGATGGGAACATCTACCCTTCCACGTTAA
- a CDS encoding glutamate synthase-related protein, which translates to MTQFERPEQQGLYNPKNEHDACGVGFVANIHGTKSHTIVAQGLQILTNLTHRGATGYDPKLGDGAGILIQMPDGLIRDEAKKLSVDLPLSGQYACGLIFFPQSNSHRTQCEKIITDIIKEEGQTFLAWRDVPTNNSNIADAAKALEPKIKQVIVGQGREIKDQNHFERKLFVIRKRIEHSVKKLGLDDPAQFYIPSLSSRTIVYKGMLLANEVDTYYPDLKDERVTSALALVHQRFSTNTFPAWDLAHPFRMIAHNGEINTVQGNVNWMRARHESMQSALLGDDLEKLWPLIVEGQSDSACFDNCLELLVAGGYSLPHAMMMLIPEAWSGNPMMDENRRAFYEYHAALMEPWDGPAAVAFTDGRMIGATLDRNGLRPARYLMTDDGVVMMASEMGVLQFPQEKIIKKWRLQPGKMLLIDMEKGRIIDDEEVKKELATHKPYREWIDSSRYFLGDFPKTNSKTELKETLLDTQQSFGYTQEDIKFILQPMVANGEENSGSMGNDAALPVLSKKPKLIYNYFKQLFAQVTNPPIDPIREELVMSLVTFIGPKPNLLAVDETKPTTRLETSQPVLTLDDLEQLKNISKLTKDAYKSLVLDITYDVKGLKKDDAYGMKKAIDTLRQDVYKAVKDGYNILILSDRNQSKDRMAIPALLATSAIHQHLVREGLRTNTGLVVDTGSAREVHHFALLGGYGAEAICPWLAYESMHAMTNDHVLAHKNFIKSIGKGLYKVMSKMGISTYQSYCGAQIFEAVGLNSQLINAYFKGTATNIEGIGIEEIAEETMRIHQSAFGADPVLVNALDAGGEYAFRVRGEEHMWTPDSIAKLQHATRTNQYSTYKEYAALINDQTKRQMTLRGLFKLKTNDKAISLDDVEPAKEIVKRFATGAMSLGSISTEAHTTLAIAMNRIGGKSNTGEGGEDAKRFLTLDKDNTVANVIGLNLIESDIKLKKGDSLRSRIKQVASGRFGVTAEYLSSADQIQIKMAQGAKPGEGGQLPGHKVSPYIAKLRFSVPGVGLISPPPHHDIYSIEDLAQLIHDLKNANPSASISVKLVSETGVGTVAAGVAKAKSDHIVIAGHDGGTGASPISSIKHAGTPWEIGLAETQQTLVLNRLRGRVIVQVDGQMKTGRDVVIGALLGADEFGFATAPLVVEGCIMMRKCHLNTCPVGVATQDPELRKRFTGQPEHVVNYFFFVAEEVREWMASLGIRKFDDLIGRTDLLDTQAGIEHWKIQGLDFSKIFHQPNVEKEVSRRHTEEQSHGLEHALDNELIKLSKLALDKRQKVSINLPITNTNRTVGTMLSHEIAKRFGHEGLPQDTIQITLNGTAGQSFAAFLAQGISMELIGEGNDYVAKGLCGGRVVIKPPKAFKAKSHENIIVGNTVMYGATTGESYFSGVAGERFCVRNSGASAVVEGLGNHGCEYMTGGTVVVLGNTGQNFAAGMSGGVAYVYDEDGLFSKRCNPSMVSLEKVETQQVQPKVPQHLNQPDEVILKTLIEKHLKYTESERAKFILDNWDKVRPQFIKVMPNEYKRALNELHASLTKEAA; encoded by the coding sequence ATGACTCAATTCGAAAGACCTGAGCAACAAGGTCTCTATAACCCCAAAAATGAGCATGACGCCTGTGGCGTTGGCTTTGTGGCTAACATTCATGGCACCAAAAGTCACACCATTGTGGCTCAGGGTCTTCAGATCTTAACCAACCTAACGCATCGTGGTGCGACAGGCTATGATCCAAAATTAGGTGATGGTGCTGGTATCCTCATTCAAATGCCAGATGGTCTCATTCGAGATGAGGCTAAAAAATTATCTGTTGATTTACCTCTATCTGGTCAATATGCATGTGGTCTTATTTTTTTCCCACAATCAAATTCGCATCGCACTCAATGTGAAAAGATCATCACTGACATTATCAAAGAAGAAGGCCAAACATTTTTAGCTTGGCGAGATGTACCTACCAATAATTCTAATATCGCAGATGCTGCGAAAGCACTTGAACCAAAGATCAAACAAGTCATCGTTGGTCAGGGCCGCGAGATCAAAGATCAAAACCATTTCGAACGAAAACTATTTGTCATTCGTAAACGCATTGAACATAGCGTTAAAAAGTTAGGGCTTGACGATCCTGCACAATTTTATATTCCATCTCTTTCAAGTCGCACCATTGTTTATAAGGGCATGCTCCTTGCAAACGAAGTGGATACTTACTACCCAGACTTAAAAGACGAGCGTGTGACATCGGCATTGGCTTTAGTTCATCAACGTTTCTCAACGAACACGTTCCCTGCATGGGATTTAGCACATCCATTTAGAATGATTGCGCACAACGGAGAAATTAATACGGTGCAAGGCAATGTCAATTGGATGCGTGCAAGACATGAAAGTATGCAATCCGCATTATTAGGTGATGACTTAGAAAAGTTATGGCCACTCATTGTCGAAGGCCAATCTGACTCCGCATGTTTTGATAATTGTTTAGAGTTGTTAGTTGCAGGTGGTTACAGTCTTCCGCATGCAATGATGATGTTAATTCCTGAAGCATGGTCAGGTAATCCTATGATGGATGAAAATCGTCGTGCATTCTATGAATATCACGCTGCATTGATGGAGCCTTGGGATGGTCCAGCAGCAGTTGCATTTACCGATGGTCGTATGATTGGTGCCACCCTAGATCGAAATGGATTACGTCCCGCACGCTATTTAATGACCGACGATGGTGTCGTCATGATGGCATCTGAAATGGGTGTACTGCAATTCCCACAAGAAAAAATTATTAAGAAGTGGCGTTTGCAACCAGGCAAAATGCTTCTTATCGATATGGAAAAAGGCCGCATCATTGATGATGAAGAAGTGAAAAAAGAACTCGCAACACATAAACCTTATCGCGAGTGGATTGATAGCTCTCGTTACTTCCTGGGTGACTTCCCAAAAACAAATAGTAAGACTGAACTTAAAGAGACCTTACTCGATACACAACAAAGTTTTGGTTACACACAAGAAGATATTAAATTTATTTTGCAACCTATGGTGGCAAATGGGGAAGAGAACTCAGGTTCGATGGGCAATGATGCTGCACTTCCAGTACTCTCAAAAAAACCAAAACTTATTTACAACTACTTTAAACAATTATTTGCACAAGTTACGAATCCACCGATCGATCCTATTCGTGAAGAGTTGGTGATGTCGCTCGTGACATTTATTGGACCCAAGCCTAATTTATTAGCAGTCGATGAAACAAAACCAACTACAAGACTTGAAACAAGTCAGCCTGTTTTAACACTTGACGATTTAGAACAATTAAAAAATATTTCTAAACTCACAAAAGATGCATACAAATCTCTAGTACTTGATATTACATACGATGTGAAGGGTCTTAAAAAAGACGACGCGTATGGTATGAAAAAAGCAATCGACACTCTTCGGCAAGATGTCTATAAAGCAGTGAAGGATGGTTACAACATTCTGATTTTATCGGATCGCAATCAATCCAAAGATCGTATGGCGATCCCAGCATTGTTAGCCACTTCGGCTATACATCAACATCTAGTGCGCGAAGGTTTGCGCACCAATACAGGCCTAGTGGTGGATACAGGTTCTGCTCGTGAAGTTCATCACTTTGCTCTTTTAGGTGGTTATGGTGCGGAGGCAATTTGTCCTTGGTTGGCATATGAATCTATGCATGCCATGACAAATGACCATGTTCTCGCTCACAAGAACTTTATTAAATCGATTGGTAAAGGTCTTTACAAAGTCATGTCTAAGATGGGTATTTCAACCTACCAATCTTACTGTGGCGCACAAATTTTTGAAGCAGTGGGCCTTAACTCTCAACTCATTAATGCTTACTTTAAAGGTACAGCCACCAATATCGAAGGTATCGGTATTGAAGAAATTGCAGAAGAAACTATGCGTATTCATCAATCCGCTTTTGGAGCTGACCCAGTCTTAGTTAATGCATTAGATGCAGGTGGTGAATATGCCTTTAGAGTTAGAGGCGAAGAACATATGTGGACACCTGACTCGATTGCAAAATTACAACATGCGACAAGAACGAACCAATATAGTACTTATAAAGAATATGCAGCCCTCATTAATGATCAAACGAAACGTCAAATGACTTTACGTGGATTATTTAAATTAAAAACGAATGACAAAGCAATTTCCTTAGATGACGTAGAACCGGCGAAAGAAATCGTCAAACGATTTGCAACGGGGGCGATGTCTTTAGGATCAATCTCAACAGAAGCCCATACAACATTAGCGATCGCGATGAATCGTATTGGTGGTAAATCCAATACCGGCGAAGGTGGTGAGGACGCAAAACGCTTCTTAACTTTAGATAAAGACAATACCGTTGCAAATGTGATTGGCCTTAACTTAATTGAAAGTGATATTAAACTTAAAAAAGGGGATTCACTTCGCTCGCGAATTAAACAAGTCGCTTCCGGTCGATTCGGCGTGACTGCAGAATATTTAAGTTCAGCCGATCAAATTCAAATCAAGATGGCACAAGGCGCAAAACCAGGTGAAGGCGGCCAATTACCAGGTCACAAAGTGAGCCCTTACATTGCAAAACTTCGTTTCTCAGTTCCAGGTGTCGGTCTTATTTCACCACCACCGCATCACGACATTTATTCGATCGAAGATTTAGCTCAACTCATTCATGATTTAAAAAATGCAAATCCAAGTGCAAGTATTTCAGTCAAACTTGTATCTGAAACAGGTGTAGGAACTGTCGCTGCCGGTGTTGCAAAAGCCAAATCTGATCATATTGTGATTGCAGGCCATGACGGTGGTACAGGAGCCTCGCCTATTTCATCGATTAAACATGCTGGCACGCCTTGGGAGATTGGACTCGCTGAAACACAACAAACGTTAGTATTAAATCGTTTACGCGGACGTGTCATTGTTCAAGTCGACGGGCAAATGAAAACAGGTCGCGATGTCGTCATCGGTGCCCTGTTAGGTGCAGATGAATTTGGTTTTGCGACAGCACCGCTTGTGGTTGAAGGTTGCATCATGATGCGTAAATGTCATTTGAATACATGCCCAGTCGGTGTGGCAACTCAAGATCCAGAATTACGTAAACGTTTCACAGGTCAACCTGAACATGTCGTGAACTATTTCTTCTTTGTGGCTGAAGAAGTGCGTGAGTGGATGGCATCACTTGGCATTAGAAAATTTGATGATCTAATTGGCCGCACCGATCTGCTTGATACACAAGCTGGCATTGAGCACTGGAAAATTCAAGGACTTGATTTCAGTAAAATTTTCCATCAACCTAATGTTGAAAAAGAAGTTTCACGTCGTCATACAGAAGAACAATCGCATGGTCTTGAACATGCACTCGATAATGAACTTATTAAATTATCAAAACTTGCATTAGATAAACGTCAAAAAGTATCGATTAATTTACCGATTACCAATACAAATCGCACTGTGGGCACCATGTTGTCCCATGAAATTGCAAAACGTTTTGGTCATGAAGGTTTACCGCAAGATACCATTCAAATTACTTTAAATGGCACCGCTGGACAAAGTTTTGCAGCATTCTTGGCACAAGGCATTTCCATGGAATTGATTGGCGAAGGTAACGACTATGTTGCTAAAGGTTTATGTGGCGGCAGGGTCGTGATCAAACCTCCTAAAGCATTTAAAGCGAAATCACATGAAAATATTATTGTAGGTAACACTGTGATGTATGGTGCAACAACAGGAGAGAGCTATTTTAGTGGTGTGGCAGGGGAAAGATTCTGTGTGAGAAATTCAGGAGCCTCCGCAGTGGTAGAAGGCCTTGGTAATCACGGTTGCGAATATATGACAGGAGGTACTGTCGTAGTTTTAGGTAATACCGGACAAAATTTTGCAGCAGGGATGTCAGGAGGAGTAGCCTACGTATATGACGAAGATGGTTTGTTCAGCAAACGTTGCAATCCATCTATGGTGTCATTAGAAAAAGTAGAGACACAACAAGTACAACCCAAAGTGCCTCAACATTTAAATCAGCCTGATGAAGTCATTTTAAAAACACTCATCGAAAAACATCTCAAATACACTGAGAGTGAACGTGCTAAATTTATTTTAGATAACTGGGATAAAGTAAGACCTCAATTTATTAAAGTCATGCCAAACGAATATAAACGTGCATTAAATGAACTTCATGCGTCACTTACAAAGGAAGCTGCATAA